In Citrus sinensis cultivar Valencia sweet orange chromosome 3, DVS_A1.0, whole genome shotgun sequence, the sequence TGTAGATTTtgttaaggttttttttttaacatatgaaTGTGAACTCATTTTTTCGCCTTTAGATTTGTGCATTGTTGTTGCAATAGTCATGAaactaattataaatgaaGTGAAAACGAGTTGCCTATTTCGGTTTTGGATCAGTGATTGTTTGTGCTTTCTCATTTGGCAAAGATAGCAGTGTCATTTTTAGTGTGGATCTGTCTAGTTTTGTTAGATTTTATCCGTGGGGGACTGCCGTTGCATTTTGCATTTGAACATTTTTGCCTTTACTTCTTGACTGCATTGGACTGCATTTTGAAAACAGTGTGCTTTTATTACTAGCTCACATTCTGAATCCTACATGCAGAATTATACTAGTCTACTTGTTCACATTATGAATGCCTACAGAAAAATTCATGTGTTTTGCTGAGTGATAATTTCGTTAAGAGTAATTACACCAAATGGAATGCTTTCGGCAGTGGTGAAGTTCCTATTGTTTTGCTTGCTTTGACTGAAGTATGCAGCAATAGATACGGCGCATTGCTTTGCGAAAAACTATaagttgattctttttttagCAGGGGGCTTCTATAATTTGACTGTCCTTTCTGCTGATATTTGTTTTCTCAGGTTATGTAGATACAGGGTCGCCAACTGTTGGGTCTGGCAGGTCATGGAAGTCCATGGAAATGGAAATCCAATCATTGCTCGAGAAGCTACTTGATATAAATGATGCAATGAGTAGATGTGCTGCATCTGCTGCACCAACTACTTCTGTAACTCAGAAACTTGCAAGGCATCGCGACATTCTTCATGAATTCACCCAGGTTTATGTTCTGCTgctatgatttattttattttgttactcCACATGCTCGTTACCTCACTTTCAAAAGTCAACTTTCTATTTAATCAGCTACATTTATTACTAGTTTAGAAAGTGCAACCTTAGGATCTTTTTAACACTTTGTATCCTGCATTAATAATTGTAAGTTCATAATATACAGATGCATTCTAATCCAAATCTGATTATGGTTTGTGCTGGTGTTGACATGGCTCTGTTAAGGAGTTTTCCATGCCGCATTAATACTAATCTATCTTTTCTTGGGACTCTCTGCTACCCTTGAAACAGTGTTACTCTTGTGGACTTGATCTGTCTTCTGCTTTATCTTTAATAAAGATGCTATTCTTGAGCAAATGGCATGTATTTTGTTAGGAATTTAGAAGAATCAAGGGAAACATCAACTCAATGAGGGAACATGCGGAGCTTCTGAGTTCCGTTAGGGATGATATCAGTGAGTATAAGGTGAGTGATTGGAACTCTCAAATAATGTTGTAATCGTTTAAATACTACcattctttttcagttttctAAAATCTATGCTTGAGGTGTCTGCTGGAACTCTCAAATGATGTcataatcattttaaatactaccattgtttttcaaaatcaatgtATCTGCCTTCTTGCAGGCATCGGGGAGTATGTCACCAAGAATGCAGATATTACGAGAGAGAGCTGCCATACATGGAAGCATAACACATGTAAGACTCGGGTGCTTTTCTGATAGTGGTACATGGATTACAATTCTTATGAGTAATTTTCAATTGACACTTAATTCTCTATGTGTTCTTAAAGAATATAAATCAAACGGGTTAAAAAATGGGATTGTAAAAGTGGATATGGTTGGAGTCAAGTGTAACCCACGACTTTTGAAGACAAGCTGCTGTGGCTTCTATTCTTATGATTCACATTGGCAATGAGGTTTAGTTGAGCTTCTTAAAACAACAATCCTTCTCTTCATTTGACATGATGGGTTGACTATTTGACAGTCAGCCATTCTTCATCCCACAGTCAACATTTTTCAAGATGAAAATGGTGCAGAGTTTATGATTATAAGAGAAATAGCGAAATAATGAAATCGCGGATATTTGTGATACCAGCTCGAGTAAAGgcccaaaattttgaaaattatgtaACAGCAAAATGCAAATGATGTCTCTCACACTCAAATATGAACGGCGCATGGACATCCATCTACGCGCTGTCAAACGTCCAAAAGTGATTTATGTAGAAGAACCCTGACATAAATTATTTCCTAGTAcgccattttttttgttccatttctaatttgaaagctcaactttctttttgtttctcaaTGCGTTACCCTTCATGAGAAAGTGCTTGGTATTCATCCATGTTGGGATTCTGTTTTGCTTTGGTGCAGATAGATGATGTGATTAGTCAAGCTCAAACGACAAGAACAGTCCTTGGCTCTCAAAGGGCTTTGTTTGGAGATGTTCAAGGGAAAGTGAAGGTTCTAAGCGACAAGTTCCCTATTATTCGTGGCCTACTTGGTAtgtgataagcaaattatatTATCAAGTTTACTTGTGGTGTATTGTTAATCCCAAGTCTGTTTTCCAGGTTCAATCAGAAGGCGGCGTTCAAGGGACACTCTTATTCTGGCTGCAGTCATTGCTGGTTGTACGTTATTTCTTATTATCTATTGGCTCTCAAAGTAGCAGAAAGATGTGATTTATTGATAGATGGAATTATAAAATGATGGTGCTTTTGCATAGGAATTTTGCTTATGTAAGCTATAAGTATGACAaatcaatttccttttttataaACCTTGTGGCATCAATCTTTGGCGCCATTATCCCGAAAAATGAATAAGaatctaattcaatttcaCGTGTGTGTAATCACTCGTCCAAACAATTAAATACGTATAGATGTAGCAATTGCGGAGACTTGTCAGCCgaaaaattaggttttggCAAAACAAAAAGTGAATGTTAACCGCATAGGAATCATCAGTTTGAAAGTCGGTTCCTTGTCATGTGTCAACTTCAACTAGCGGTCGCAGGTTGAGCTGCCGTTATCTCACTGCAATCTATTttactgaaaataaaatttgtgatttgGCATGTGCAAAGTTCAatagcttcttttttttttcattttttttatttggacgAGCATAGATTGGCCGAGCGGCGCATGTGAATGCCTAGTACCCTTCTTCTGCTGGCAATAATGGCTGAAATAATGGTCCATGAATGTCGTGTTTTTGTTGTGGTCCAAATTAGTAAGCCACATGATCATAATCTATAGCACCGCCAAACTTGCCTTTGGAGTAGGTCTGTTTTTAGCACGTTGGTGCTGTCTTTTtaccctttctttttttcccaaaataaACCTAAGATGTAGATGGCTTCATTGTCTTGGTTGCTTCTAAATATTAAGAAAGGTAATTTGCTATGTCGATGACAagattcatctttttttttttttttgggtgtagAATGGTTGGTAAAATTTCGCTATCCACAGCTGTGATAGAGGAAGCCAACTGTGAACTGTAATTTAACATTTCCTTTTATCCTTAATAAGGTTCCTTGATTACCTTATCCTGGTCTTAATCACAACGTTAAACAGCCCTTGCCGAtagaaatttgaaagaaaaattacaactCAAATTCAAATCGCTGTAATGTCTATCTGGGTGAGCCGTTTTACATGTACGCACATTACCTCTTGTagagttgtaaattgacaCTTGCGTGAAAGTTGAAACACGATAATAACACATATGGCATGAGATATTTTGAAAACTCGTATCATCTCATATATGATTTCCACCTTGGAACCCTTTAAGCTCTCGATGGGAACTGGTTGATCTTTTTCGGCTGCATATGCTTTGTAGCATTAGTGGCCCATCGCTTGACCTAGATGATTCATGGAAAGGATTTTGTCATGGCTGGCGCCGATCAATAACCAATTTTAGTTAtgtttaaaaaagaataaataaatctgAATTTACATTACAAGGGGGTAAAAAGTAAGCCGcgaggaaaagaaaagggaaaaccCCTCAAAAAGTCAAATTGATAATTaggaaagaaaaacaacattatTGTGAATGAAAGCCACGTATTAGGATAAGAACTAGACTTCTAGTCTGGAGGCGAGCAATTCTATTGCAGTCTTGACCAGTGTTGGGAATCAGTACGCGTGGCATCAATCAACGTAAAGGACCAAAAAATGGATCTTATTTCGATGTCTTCGGCAACGTGATCCTCGAGGAGGCCAGCCACAGCTTGAAATAGAGATGAGAAGCGGGCATCTATAGCTACGTACCATTACTGAATTACAACAGGCTTATAGCTAAGCTAAGCTCTCTGCTCTCAACGCCACTAcgtaaattttatctttttattgataaaaaaactCAGAAACGTACGTATTTACTTTCTTGTTGCCACTGTGAAATTATATACACAGCTTGATATGCCAGAAGAAACAAGCTGCTCTGCtctgctctctctctctctctctctctatatatatatatgaaaaatattgtagCATCTTTATTGGGTTTCTACCCATTGAATTTCAACCAAAGGGAGTGTGTGAGAGAGAAACAGAGAACGCTTCTCATGCAGGCTTTTTAGAGTGTGTCGTATTTTACAGTTACTATTGCTTGACGGGggtcaaaatgaaaataattcaaatataaagagATCGTTTCTttgcataaaaattatataacattAGGGGAAACATACAAACTTACATTAACTAGGTAAAGTTCCAATTAAGTCTCTTATCGTTTctgtaattaatatttataggcCTGAGGGCAAGGACTCAACATAGTTGAGCCCCCTGCTTGCCTTAGTGCCTTTATAGTATATACATTGAGCCAACtaagttgtttatttatttgggaTTATAACAAAACATGTTGTGTGGAAACTTGATGACAAATCATAAAAGCTTTACAAATAAGAGtacaatttcaatatttaagaGCTATAACGAGTTATTATTTTCTGGGTCAGTGCCCTAGcagtaaataaatttagggTTATCTCTCAAGTCATTGTCACGTAAGCTTCAGTACACTCCTTATTTGTATACTGTCTGGCAAATTGCTGCACTCGAAGGTCATATGGGACAAAAACTAGGTTAAGCCCTATATTCATAAataaacctaaaaaaatttacttcaattttaattGGCTTTAGacgaataaaattttactcaaCTATTTTTGCCTATATACCTGGAGGTGTCCCTCAAGTTAATCTGAGAATGAATCACGAACAAAATAATTGCTCTCTTATCAGAGAAAGAAGCTAATCAAGGACACATATCCGTACCAACGTGTTATAATGTTGTAGTAACTGATAGGCCATCTTCATGCAAAGTCGTATGCTCCATTAATATCACTTTATACATGCCTGTAAGGACACTGGCTTTCGTTCATATGCAACAATTAGAAATTTGGCAAAGCAATAGAAACGTACTCTATTGATCATCATGCGACCACACAACCTAATTGTGTGTAATAAAGTCAGGCATCAATTGATACCCAGACACATAATTGTACCATCGAAATATCAATTATGTTTTGAAAACCAGTCGCAgcattacaattaatatagtGTCCCACTACAAATTAGCTAGTGTATAGGAAGAGGCCGATATGTCGATAAAATCTATTGAATAACAGATGTCTCTGTCTCCTTAATccaattaacttatttatgtacaggttaaatttttgttaagttGTTATCAAATTGTGTACTTACTCAACAAGCAGAAAACCGCAGATCAATAGATGAATAATGATGATGGATACGTGGAgataatatatgaaaaaatagtATGCTAATAAATTGTAAACGTTTTATTGTTTCTGCAAATCGACCCATAAGTTTAAAAAGTTCTGCCGTATCAGCTATGCCCTAATTCTAACAACAAACATTCAAGCAGCAAAAAAGTTACTCCACAAGACCCACGGTGACTAGTGACTGAATGACTGGAGACTTTACCTATAAGGCAATGTCGGGGCAGAGAAAAGCATTAGGGTGATAGTTTTTGACAAATGTCCGCGAAATCAAAGAGGTAATCTGAGATCTTTAGGGTTTCTAAGAAacaattttgtaatgtaataataAGTAAAGCCTCCGGAGAGAAAGATAAAAGTGTACAGTCAAGTCATAGCTGAATCAGATAATAGTAGCCAAAAAGAAATACAGAGCTATGCAAAATTGCAAATGCAAGGGAAAGGAATGAAGACAAggacaaaataaattgaattttattaataaaggGGTCTCTGCCTTCTGTTGTCACTGACAACTAAGTATCTCTGTACATATAAGAGGGAGAGAGAAAGATATAGAGTGAATGTCTGAGTAGTCAAATCGATcggcaaaagaaaaaaaggtcttaaatattttttcttgccAATATTGTTAGCATTATACACTTTCAATTATGAGAAGAATTATCGCCTTTAACTACTAACCCGGTAATTGTTTAACGTTTAGTTCATTAATATTCTTCCCCCAAGtatttatgtatataaatttaataagtgCGTCTCCATGAAAGCATTAAAATTACTCATTAAAACATTAGTGGTTCAAGCAAATCACGACTTAATAGTTAATACTATACTGGTCTGGGAAGCAAGTTTATGAAACGGCCATCCAGGTGTAAAATagttgtaaataataataataataataaatacgaTTATTAGATGGGCTTGAACCTTGATCATATTTCTTGTATCATTCAATTAAAGTGGTTTTACGAGCTGAAAGgcactcaaaaataaataacttgtacaagactttctttttttggtgaaaaaaaagggaaacaaagacagaaagaaagaagaaaaaagtcaAATTACACAAAATTTACCGGCCTTCACATATATATACTATCACGGTATCGCGATGATTGTAGTGGGTGTATCTAGCGTATCAATGAAAAGACAAATGAACCCAAATCGCTGAGGTGTCAACCTAGGATTGGAAGTTCGGGAGCTGAGTAGGGCACTAAATCTATAATAAAATGTACAAAGAGTTCTACTATTTATCCCGGGTCAAATCCCGGATCAAAccccaaaaataataacagaCGTCGTTtcaatctcttctttttttttcttttattcaaactaaaacgacgtcgttttagCCCTTGTTTTCTTCTTGGTTAAGGCAAattgctctctttctcttcgttctctcttatttttttagagttcttattttttcacatGCTGATATTCAAGCCATGAATCGGGCACATCGAATTGGACAATCAAATAGACTTTTAGTATATAGGCTTGTTGTCCGTGCCAGTGTTGAGGAGCGCATCTTGCAGCTTGCAAAAAAGAACTCGAGAACTGGAAGAGATGGACAAAAAACTTTGGCATCAATTTCACAAATAGGAAACTGCATGACTTTCACAATTACCAAACATCATGTCCTTGCAATTGTGTTTTCCAAATTTATCATAATCTTCGTAATTGTAATGAGTTCCACCACGAAACAAGTTAATATTTAACACTCAGACAAatgtattttagaaaattctgACATAGTATCAGAGCCGAAGTAGTTATATGCATTTGATTTCTATGGgggcaaaataaaattatgcgACCACTGACCCACAAGTTACCCGTTCATTTCTTTCTAAATTTCTTAACTAGCCGCTCCTATGATgagataattttaataataaagacaTAAACACTCCAAAAATTTGAGTCAGTAGGAGGTAGTTGGCCAGCCTTTTAGCTCATATCTCAAGCTCAACACAGCCCCTGCAACTTTACTTGGATCTCAAAAGGAAGTAAGGGTGTCTTTAGGCATAGGCGAACAAAGCAGTCGCCTAAAACCTTATATTATGTGAAGGCCtcattttttgatttttttttctaataattcttttttttaaattacgtATTTTAGGAAATCAAAAAGCTTATTAACATCTctctaatttattaattatcctacagttaagaattattttttatgaaaaatctatatttgataACATTAATGTTAAAGagatataactaataatattatttaaccattaattcattcattattagtctttccaaaaaaaattaaattatttatcttttcaatttcctctaaaaaattaattatctaatattAGGATCTTTGActtttagtatttcttttactttgtattaaaaactttgtaatctcaaaaattagtaaatgaaaaaatttcttcctctcttctgtacaaagaaaattattatattcattggttcatttaaaaataatcaatttatagAAATACAAAGTCCATTTCTATTATCTGATCATTAATTCATCATCTCAACTTTTTATGTTCTATCATTCTAAATATTcgatttgaaaataatattattcttatttatttgtttgtttattttgtaatagttttaatggaataaaaagatatcttcttaactttttctttaggttttatttttcaaattcaagaattaaaaatggaataaattttgaacttttttgtaaatttcttttagtattgaaattgcaaaataaatagagGCCtcctaaaaaaatttcacttaagGCCCCAAACACTCTAAAGCTGGCCCTGAAAGGAAGTGGAAGATATTCTATGATGGGGAACAGAAGAGCTTTTCAATCATTCTCCTGGTATTAATGGTAAGGATATTGGTGAAAATAATACCAATATAGAGGAGGCTGTAAGAGATCTGGAACAAAAACACAGGAAGCGGGGTGGTGGTCTGGGGGACGTGTACCAGGATAAATGTACAGAAGGCACCACCACCGACAGAGAAAGAGAGCAATTTAGGCTGTTGTTGATTTTGCCTTAACCAAGCTGAAACGAAGGGGAAGAGAAACAGAGAAAAAGGAGTTGTGAGACGAAGAGAGAGAGCAATTTGAGGCCAGTTAAAACGGCGCCGTTTTAgaaagaatgaaagaaaaaaaaaaaaaaacaaaaacggcgtcgttttgGTTCAattcggggtttgacccggggaAAATAGCATTTTCCATGTACAAAGAGTAGGTGCCCGGCATTTAGGGCTTTTAGTTTTAGAGTGAACCACATCTCGCCACACCACATGATCAAGTCAACAAAGAAAGATTTTGATATGGTGGTGGCCAAATGATGGATCGATGTGGTCAGGGGTTAACAATGACAATGGAATTGTAGTGAACCAAGAAAAGGCATCGATCGGAGGCTAAGTTTTTACTGTGAAAACAACAGGTGAATGAGCCAAAGCTAATCACTCCCATGCACACGTCCCTTTCTCTCCCTCTCCCCCACCTCTGCCGCCTCTGCTCTCTCTCACCCATTGCTGTTCATTCAATTCCTaccattcattttattttccatcCCCTCTACTCCACTGCATGTGACCCGTTTAGTTTATTTACACCAACAGCTTCTAACATGCACATGTTCATTAATCTCATTCccataataattatttctcaTTAAGAGTTGACGATGGTAAGATAAAGTTTTACACGGGGCAGATGCATCCTCGCTCTCCTCACTACTGTTCTAGTTTTTTGATGAtctaaaaattttcacaaaacgCATCTCGGTTATAAAACAGTTATTATTGGTCAAAGTTTTAACATCAGTGCGATAATGGGGAATTATAAGAAGTATGAGAGTAAATGTTAgtgctataacttttaaaataattattattagttctgtcgtaaaaataattagttgtaaaaaaaactagttaagtgtttgataaatattattttttaaaatatcgtgagttttaaaagtatttatatgtgtttgatattattaaactactagaatataaatgactaaaataaatatattatttaatgaaaattacttacatatataatatttttagttgtgtatatataatagttGGTGagtaaaaaagataatatttatattttattagttttattctttgttttgttattcatcatcatcataatcatCATAATTTTCCGATTAACAATGCTAAAGTCAAGGACAAggtaaaagacaaaaaaaaaagactctaatacaatatattttgtcttgtaatatattgaaatattcattttttatcttttagctTATCATTGACTTTAATATAGTTAGGTATTACTGATTGGAAGCTTATTAtccctttaaatttaataatttcacttCTTAATTGAATTAAGATAATTTGTGGTTTATCCAATGTATATGAGGATACATGTGTAGTTAGCAAGGATAAAACTAATTCTTGCactaagattttaaaaaactactCATTCgttgattttcaaaatttactttaGAATTGGGtgaatttaccaaacattaaaattattttttccttctcaAGACCACCTTTGAACATTCCAACATCAATCTCAAATGAGAATGGACCTAAATGgtaaatgtatatatatcttgGGAGAAAGTATCAATCTCCCTTAGTAAAACTTTTACtcatatatattcattttaaaacgCACCAATCATGGtggaaagaaacaaaatttaaaacacaaGAGTAATTTCATTGGTGATGGGATTGTcctaattaagattttttaattggtttgttaaaattcaaacaacGATTGTTAGTAGATCGAAATTTGCTCAACTTCTTGTACTAAAGATTGTTAATTATACCAGTCTGAGCCAAATATGAGcttttaaactaattttgagtataaattaatctcatagatttttatatttaactcAAACTCTTCCACAAGATAAAAGAtcagttaaaaattaacatgtgcATGAGCTTCAACTCATGAGTCATgatcaaacttttaaatacggATTTGACTCATAGTTTTCTATAAAGAGAAGAAAGTTACtgtccatatatatatataatatattaaagagaaaaaaaaattctttaatgtGTTCTTCCGGTACTATATTAGtggtctctctctctctctctctctctttctctatttcttcttcctcttctttatATCTATAGTACTTAACAATCAAGAAGATCAGAACAAGTTGGGATTTTATCATCCCATCAGTCCACTGATCAGTCAGTCcatcaatcaatcaaatcaaaactaaaaaaattaaagaatcagGATAATCAAAGAAACAGGATGTCATCCTCAACACCTGCTGCTTTGTCACCGGACCATCTCTCTTCCTCCGAGCAGCTCTGTTACGTCCACTGCACCTTTTGCGACACTGTCCTCGCGGTACcttatcatttcattttctcGGTCTCTGACCCCCCGTCCCCTTTCCCCCACCCACAAGTTCTTCCTtcatatatcaataaattcttttctttttctagttCTTTGAATGgctgtttaattattttgtaaaaatgtGGTTCAGGTGAGTGTTCCTTGCACTAGTTTGTTCAAGACTGTGA encodes:
- the LOC102614786 gene encoding Golgi SNAP receptor complex member 1-2 gives rise to the protein MTDPNLYLQESGWEELRKEARKIEGDLDVKLSSYAKLGARFTQGGYVDTGSPTVGSGRSWKSMEMEIQSLLEKLLDINDAMSRCAASAAPTTSVTQKLARHRDILHEFTQEFRRIKGNINSMREHAELLSSVRDDISEYKASGSMSPRMQILRERAAIHGSITHIDDVISQAQTTRTVLGSQRALFGDVQGKVKVLSDKFPIIRGLLGSIRRRRSRDTLILAAVIAGCTLFLIIYWLSK